One genomic region from Dermacentor variabilis isolate Ectoservices chromosome 6, ASM5094787v1, whole genome shotgun sequence encodes:
- the LOC142585677 gene encoding potassium voltage-gated channel protein Shaw-like isoform X1 has protein sequence MYHHASNSRGTLDVENRVVLNVGGIRFETYKTTLKKIPATRLSRLTEALANYDPVLNEYFFDRHPGVFAQILNYYRTGKLHYPTNVCGPLFEEELEFWGLDANQVEPCCWMTYTVYRDTQATLAILDTLDIENEKPSDEELARKFGVEEDYYAGKLSCWQRLKPRIWLLFDEPYSSLAAKVMAVISVFFICVSILSFCLKTHPNMRVPVIVNRTVTQRNTTAWVLDKVKTDAHDAFFYVESVCNAWFTFEITIRFVVSPRKLDFVRAPINIIDFIATMSFYSDMLLQHLAADLENADILDFFSIIRILRLFKLTRHSRGLKILIHTFKASAKELFLLVFFLVLGIVIFASLVYYAERLQANPRNDFTSIPEGLWWAIVTMTTVGYGDMVPRTYVGMLVGALCALAGVLTIGLPVPVIVSNFTMFYSHTQAREKLPKQRRRFVGEPPGTGTAAAAPSVPQARRMNAIKHHQHSREFAATNKPGIYNGVSTPDQAPPMQAIFT, from the exons ATGTACCACCACGCGAGCAACAGCCGCGGCACCTTGGATGTGGAAAACCGCGTCGTCCTCAACGTGGGCGGCATACGCTTCGAGACGTACAAGACGACCCTCAAGAAGATTCCCGCGACGCGCCTTTCCCGGCTCACCGAGGCGCTCGCCAACTACGACCCCGTGCTGAACGAGTACTTCTTCGACCGCCACCCGGGCGTCTTCGCGCAGATACTCAACTACTACCGCACAGGCAAGCTGCACTACCCGACCAACGTGTGTGGCCCGTTGTTCGAAGAGGAGCTCGAGTTCTGGGGCCTCGACGCCAATCAG GTCGAACCTTGCTGCTGGATGACATACACGGTATACAGAGACACCCAGGCTACATTGGCCATCCTGGACACGCTCGACATCGAGAACGAGAAGCCCAGCGATGAGGAGCTGGCGCGAAAGTTCGGCGTCGAGGAGGACTACTACGCGGGCAAGCTGTCCTGCTGGCAGCGGCTCAAGCCACGCATCTGGCTGCTCTTCGACGAGCCGTACTCCTCGCTGGCCGCCAAGGTCATGGCCGTCATATCGGTCTTCTTCATCTGCGTCTCCATCCTCTCGTTCTGCCTCAAGACGCACCCAAACATGCGCGTGCCCGTCATCGTGAACCGGACCGTCACGCAGCGCAACACCACCGCCTGGGTCCTGGACAAGGTCAAGACGGACGCGCACGACGCCTTCTTCTACGTGGAGAGTGTGTGCAATGCCTGGTTCACCTTCGAGATCACCATCCGGTTCGTGGTGAGCCCGCGAAAGCTCGACTTTGTGCGCGCGCCCATAAACATCATCGACTTCATCGCGACCATGTCCTTCTACTCGGACATGCTGCTCCAGCACCTCGCGGCGGACCTGGAAAACGCCGACATCCTGGACTTCTTCTCGATCATCCGAATCCTGAGGCTGTTCAAGCTGACGCGCCACTCGCGCGGGCTCAAGATCCTCATACACACCTTCAAGGCCTCGGCCAAGGAGCTCTTCCTGCTGGTCTTCTTCCTGGTGCTGGGCATCGTGATATTCGCCAGCCTCGTGTACTACGCCGAGAGGCTACAGGCGAATCCGCGCAACGACTTCACCAGCATCCCCGAGGGCCTGTGGTGGGCCATCGTGACGATGACCACAGTGGGCTACGGGGACATGGTGCCCAGGACCTACGTGGGCATGCTCGTCGGAGCCCTGTGCGCGCTCGCGGGCGTGCTGACGATCGGGCTGCCCGTGCCGGTGATCGTGTCCAACTTCACCATGTTCTACTCGCACACGCAAGCGCGCGAGAAGCTGCCCAAGCAGCGGCGACGCTTCGTGGGCGAGCCGCCCGGCACGGGGACGGCGGCCGCGGCGCCCAGCGTGCCGCAGGCGCGCCGGATGAACGCCATCAAGCACCACCAGCACAGCAGGGAGTTTGCCGCAACCAACAAGCCAG
- the LOC142585677 gene encoding potassium voltage-gated channel protein Shaw-like isoform X2: MYHHASNSRGTLDVENRVVLNVGGIRFETYKTTLKKIPATRLSRLTEALANYDPVLNEYFFDRHPGVFAQILNYYRTGKLHYPTNVCGPLFEEELEFWGLDANQVEPCCWMTYTVYRDTQATLAILDTLDIENEKPSDEELARKFGVEEDYYAGKLSCWQRLKPRIWLLFDEPYSSLAAKVMAVISVFFICVSILSFCLKTHPNMRVPVIVNRTVTQRNTTAWVLDKVKTDAHDAFFYVESVCNAWFTFEITIRFVVSPRKLDFVRAPINIIDFIATMSFYSDMLLQHLAADLENADILDFFSIIRILRLFKLTRHSRGLKILIHTFKASAKELFLLVFFLVLGIVIFASLVYYAERLQANPRNDFTSIPEGLWWAIVTMTTVGYGDMVPRTYVGMLVGALCALAGVLTIGLPVPVIVSNFTMFYSHTQAREKLPKQRRRFVGEPPGTGTAAAAPSVPQARRMNAIKHHQHSREFAATNKPGT, translated from the exons ATGTACCACCACGCGAGCAACAGCCGCGGCACCTTGGATGTGGAAAACCGCGTCGTCCTCAACGTGGGCGGCATACGCTTCGAGACGTACAAGACGACCCTCAAGAAGATTCCCGCGACGCGCCTTTCCCGGCTCACCGAGGCGCTCGCCAACTACGACCCCGTGCTGAACGAGTACTTCTTCGACCGCCACCCGGGCGTCTTCGCGCAGATACTCAACTACTACCGCACAGGCAAGCTGCACTACCCGACCAACGTGTGTGGCCCGTTGTTCGAAGAGGAGCTCGAGTTCTGGGGCCTCGACGCCAATCAG GTCGAACCTTGCTGCTGGATGACATACACGGTATACAGAGACACCCAGGCTACATTGGCCATCCTGGACACGCTCGACATCGAGAACGAGAAGCCCAGCGATGAGGAGCTGGCGCGAAAGTTCGGCGTCGAGGAGGACTACTACGCGGGCAAGCTGTCCTGCTGGCAGCGGCTCAAGCCACGCATCTGGCTGCTCTTCGACGAGCCGTACTCCTCGCTGGCCGCCAAGGTCATGGCCGTCATATCGGTCTTCTTCATCTGCGTCTCCATCCTCTCGTTCTGCCTCAAGACGCACCCAAACATGCGCGTGCCCGTCATCGTGAACCGGACCGTCACGCAGCGCAACACCACCGCCTGGGTCCTGGACAAGGTCAAGACGGACGCGCACGACGCCTTCTTCTACGTGGAGAGTGTGTGCAATGCCTGGTTCACCTTCGAGATCACCATCCGGTTCGTGGTGAGCCCGCGAAAGCTCGACTTTGTGCGCGCGCCCATAAACATCATCGACTTCATCGCGACCATGTCCTTCTACTCGGACATGCTGCTCCAGCACCTCGCGGCGGACCTGGAAAACGCCGACATCCTGGACTTCTTCTCGATCATCCGAATCCTGAGGCTGTTCAAGCTGACGCGCCACTCGCGCGGGCTCAAGATCCTCATACACACCTTCAAGGCCTCGGCCAAGGAGCTCTTCCTGCTGGTCTTCTTCCTGGTGCTGGGCATCGTGATATTCGCCAGCCTCGTGTACTACGCCGAGAGGCTACAGGCGAATCCGCGCAACGACTTCACCAGCATCCCCGAGGGCCTGTGGTGGGCCATCGTGACGATGACCACAGTGGGCTACGGGGACATGGTGCCCAGGACCTACGTGGGCATGCTCGTCGGAGCCCTGTGCGCGCTCGCGGGCGTGCTGACGATCGGGCTGCCCGTGCCGGTGATCGTGTCCAACTTCACCATGTTCTACTCGCACACGCAAGCGCGCGAGAAGCTGCCCAAGCAGCGGCGACGCTTCGTGGGCGAGCCGCCCGGCACGGGGACGGCGGCCGCGGCGCCCAGCGTGCCGCAGGCGCGCCGGATGAACGCCATCAAGCACCACCAGCACAGCAGGGAGTTTGCCGCAACCAACAAGCCAGGTACTTGA